The Halictus rubicundus isolate RS-2024b chromosome 3, iyHalRubi1_principal, whole genome shotgun sequence genome includes a region encoding these proteins:
- the Atp8a gene encoding ATPase phospholipid transporting 8A1 isoform X1, with protein sequence MQPAARGNPRVPSPGSLRPFTPPDLSSIPHMDGTPLHGSGVRSNSSSVSGRANESGPQEQTGPYIIGSPINLGSIDNVDNIGLRLPRGRRSTRREHIELQEAAPPETSSEVGPIRAENGGSRGDDQRSSHQHDSSEERVVFINAPHQPVKYKNNRITTAKYSILSFVPMFLFEQFRRYSNCFFLFIALMQQIPDVSPTGRYTTLVPLIFILSVSALKEIVEDIKRHRADDEINMREVEVLREGHWQWIQWRCITVGDVVKVRNNNFFPADLILLSSSEPQGMSFIETANLDGETNLKIRQAHPDTASLLDTAELMTYRGNIQCEPPNRHLYEFNGVLRETNKQSVAVGPDQVLLRGAMLRNTRWVFGVVIYTGHDTKLMQNNTTTAPLKRSTLDRMTNTQILMLFFILLLLCLLSAIFNVVWTKANGEGLWYLGLEGEIKKNFGFNLLTFIILFNNLIPISLQVTLEVVRFVQATFINMDIEMYHAETDTPAMARTSNLNEELGLVSYVFTDKTGTLTKNVMEFKRCSIGGKVYDLPILANGDEGGSTTNSELIRDIVEGRSVQDSSRPTDKKVANHSKVVDEFMVMLSVCHTVIPEKIDETIIYHAASPDERALVDGARKFDYVFDTRTPAYVEVIALGERLRYEILNVIEFTSARKRMSVIVKAPDGKIKLFCKGADSVIYERLCPAPVENTDPDQISLDDFRDVTLEHLELFATEGLRTLCFAVADIPDNFYQWWRETYHNAIISLGNREKMVENAANLIETKLRLLGATAIEDQLQDQVPETIQSLLQADINVWVLTGDKQETAINIGYSCKLITHGMPLYIINEQSLDKTREVIIQRCLDFGIDLKCQNEVALVIDGSTLEYALSCDIRMDFLDLCSSCKVVICCRVSPMQKAEVVELITNNKKAVTLAIGDGANDVAMIQKAHIGVGISGVEGLQAACASDYSIAQFRFLKRLLFVHGSWNYSRMCKLILYSFYKNICLYVIELWFAIYSGWSGQILFERWSIGLYNVVFTAAPPLVMGLFDRVCSAETHLAHPGLYATKNSGLSSFNIKVFWVWIANALIHSSLLYWLSLMALREGVVWSNGRDGGYIVLGNFVYTYVVVTVCAKAGLIINSWTWVTHLATWGSILLWFLFIFIYSNFWPALNVGAVMLGNDRMLFSTPVFWLGLVLIPLAVLLLDVTVKAVKNTVWKSLTTAARENEIRKSDPGDIFNSHDYRSSLTETARLLKNVKSVFSRRSNAASSRVNVEVELSQINRLRSFLLHMLHETDGFAFSQEEGGSVTQTDVIRAYDTNLPKPGGM encoded by the exons ATGCAACCAGCTGCCAGGGGGAACCCTCGGGTTCCCAGTCCTGGCTCGTTGCGCCCCTTCACACCTCCGGATCTTTCTTCTATACCGCATATGGACGGTACACCTCTGCATGGCAGCGGTGTTCGTAGCAATTCCTCATCCGTGAGCGGACGCGCGAACGAAAGCGGGCCACAAGAGCAGACCGGGCCCTACATCATCGGCAGTCCTATTAATCTGGGGAGCATCGACAATGTCGATAACATCGGCCTACGTTTGCCAAGAGGACGACGTAGTACACGGCGGGAGCATATCGAGCTGCAGGAGGCTGCGCCACCCGAGACCAGTTCCGAAG TTGGTCCAATAAGGGCGGAAAATGGCGGGTCCCGAGGTGACGATCAGCGGTCTTCGCATCAACATGACAGTAGCGAGGAAAGGGTGGTTTTTATTAATGCCCCGCATCAGCCTGTGAAATATAAGAATAACCGCATTACCACTGCGAAGTACTCAATTCTTTCATTTGTGCCCATGTTCCTTTTTGAACAATTTCGTCGGTATAGTAATTGTTTCTTCCTCTTCATCGCCCTTATGCag CAAATACCAGATGTGTCACCAACAGGACGATACACAACTTTGGttccattaatttttattcttagTGTGTCCGCATTAAAAGAGATAGTTGAGGATATT AAAAGGCATAGAGCAGATGATGAAATAAATATGCGTGAGGTAGAGGTTTTGAGAGAAGGACACTGGCAGTGGATCCAGTGGCGATGTATTACTGTTGGAGACGTGGTTAAG GTTCGCAACAACAATTTCTTCCCTGCTGATTTGATCTTATTGTCATCATCGGAGCCACAGGGTATGTCTTTTATAGAGACTGCCAATTTGGATGGAGAAACAAATTTAAAGATTCGACAAGCCCATCCTGACACTGCCAGTCTCTTGGATACTGCAGAATTAATGACGTATCGTGGAAATATTCAATGCGAACCACCAAATAGGCATTTATATGAATTTAATGGCGTGTTACGTGAAACTAATAAACA aagTGTAGCTGTGGGACCTGATCAGGTATTACTCAGAGGTGCAATGTTAAGAAACACACGCTGGGTGTTTGGTGTAGTAATCTATACTGGTCATGATACAAAACTTATGCAGAATAACACTACTACTGCACCTTTAAAAAGATCCACTTTAGATCGAATGACCAACACACAAATACTCATGTTATTCTTTATTCTTCTTTTACTGTGTCTTCTATCTGCAATATTTAATGTTGTCTGGACGAAGGCAAACGGTGAAGGATTATGGTATTTAGGTCTAGAAG gggaaataaaaaagaattttggTTTTAATCTTCTAACGTTCattattttgtttaataatttaataccAATTTCATTACAAGTAACACTAGAAGTTGTAAGATTTGTTCAAGCTACATTTATTAATATGGACATTGAGATGTACCATGCAGAAACAGATACACCTGCAATGGCACGTACAAGTAATCTTAATGAAGAACTTGGTTTGGTCAGTTATGTTTTTACTGACAAAACGGGTACACTTACAAAAAATGTAATGGAGTTTAAAAGATGTTCAATCGGTGGCAAGGTGTATGA CCTGCCCATTCTTGCAAATGGCGATGAAGGTGGTAGTACTACTAACAGCGAATTAATTAGAGATATTGTTGAAGGAAGATCGGTACAAGATTCTTCTCGCCCTACTGATAAGAAAGTCGCGAATCATTCAAAAGTAGTGGATGAATTTATGGTAATGCTTTCAGTGTGTCATACCGTTATTCCAGAAAAGATAGATGAAACCATTATTTATCATGCTGCATCTCCCG ATGAAAGAGCGTTGGTAGATGGAGCACGTAAATTTGATTATGTTTTTGACACCAGAACCCCAGCCTATGTGGAAGTAATAGCTTTGGGTGAAAGACTACGATATGAAATATTGAATGTGATAGAGTTCACATCAGCTAGAAAAAGAATGTCCGTTATTGTAAAGGCACCTGACggtaaaattaaacttttttgtaAAGGGGCTGATTCCGTTATATACGAGAGATTGTGTCCAGCACCTGTAGAAAATACTGACCCGGATCAGATTAGTTTAGACGATTTTCGAGATGTAACATTGGAGCATTTAGAACTGTTTGCAACGGAGGGGTTAAGAACACTTTGCTTTGCTGTTGCTGATATACCAGATAATTTTTACCAA TGGTGGCGTGAAACCTACCATAATGCAATAATCAGTTTAGGGAACCGTGAAAAAATGGTAGAAAATGCTGCTAATCTCATTGAGACAAAATTACGATTATTAGGGGCTACAGCTATTGAGGATCAATTGCAGGATCAG GTGCCAGAAACAATACAATCTCTTTTACAAGCTGATATTAATGTGTGGGTATTAACTGGAGATAAGCAAGAAACTGCTATCAATATTGGATACTCTTGTAAATTAATTACTCATGGAATGCCGCTGTACATTATTAATGAACAATCTTTAGAT AAAACGAGAGAGGTGATAATACAACGGTGTCTAGATTTTGGGATTGATTTAAAATGTCAAAATGAGGTGGCGCTTGTCATAGATGGAAGTACTTTAGAGTATGCGTTATCCTGTGATATTAGAATGGACTTTCTGGATTTATGTTCTTCTTGCAAAGTTGTTATTTGCTGTAGAGTTTCGCCAATGCAGAAGGCTGAG GTGGTTGAATTaattactaataataaaaaagcTGTAACTCTTGCAATTGGAGATGGTGCAAATGATGTAGCTATGATTCAGAAAGCTCATATTGGTGTTG GCATTTCTGGCGTTGAAGGTCTTCAAGCAGCCTGTGCTTCTGACTATTCTATTGCACAGTTTCGTTTTCTGAAACGTCTGTTGTTTGTTCACGGTTCTTGGAACTACAGTAGAATGTGTAAATTGATATTATATTCATTTTACAAGAATATTTGTCTATATGTCATTGAACTGTGGTTCGCTATTTATTCCGGCTGGTCCGGGCAGATCCTTTTTGAAAGGTGGTCTATTGGACTTTACAATGTT GTATTTACAGCTGCGCCTCCATTAGTTATGGGACTTTTTGATAGAGTATGTTCCGCAGAGACTCATTTAGCTCACCCTGGATTATATGCTACTAAAAATTCTGGGCTATCGTCATTTAATATTAAG GTATTTTGGGTATGGATTGCGAACGCTTTAATTCACTCATCTTTGCTTTATTGGTTGTCATTGATGGCTCTGAGGGAGGGTGTGGTCTGGTCAAATGGTAGAGATGGTGGATACATCGTTCTGGGAAACTTCGTGTACACT TATGTTGTAGTGACGGTTTGTGCGAAGGCAGGATTAATCATAAACTCTTGGACTTGGGTTACTCATTTAGCAACGTGGGGATCTATTTTACTttggtttttatttatttttatatacag tAACTTTTGGCCTGCATTGAATGTGGGTGCTGTAATGCTAGGCAATGATAGGATGTTGTTTTCCACGCCTGTATTCTGGCTGGGTTTGGTACTTATACCGCTAGCAGTATTGTTACTGGATGTCACTGTTAAAGC TGTGAAAAATACGGTTTGGAAATCGCTGACTACGGCAGCTAGAGAAAACGAGATCAGGAAATCAGACCCTGGGGACATATTTAACAGCCACGATTATAGGAGCTC ATTGACGGAGACGGCGCGGCTACTGAAAAACGTTAAAAGCGTTTTCTCCAGGCGATCGAACGCCGCCTCCTCCAGAGTTAATGTCGAGGTGGAGCTATCAC
- the Atp8a gene encoding ATPase phospholipid transporting 8A1 isoform X2, with the protein MQPAARGNPRVPSPGSLRPFTPPDLSSIPHMDGTPLHGSGVRSNSSSVSGRANESGPQEQTGPYIIGSPINLGSIDNVDNIGLRLPRGRRSTRREHIELQEAAPPETSSEVGPIRAENGGSRGDDQRSSHQHDSSEERVVFINAPHQPVKYKNNRITTAKYSILSFVPMFLFEQFRRYSNCFFLFIALMQQIPDVSPTGRYTTLVPLIFILSVSALKEIVEDIKRHRADDEINMREVEVLREGHWQWIQWRCITVGDVVKVRNNNFFPADLILLSSSEPQGMSFIETANLDGETNLKIRQAHPDTASLLDTAELMTYRGNIQCEPPNRHLYEFNGVLRETNKQSVAVGPDQVLLRGAMLRNTRWVFGVVIYTGHDTKLMQNNTTTAPLKRSTLDRMTNTQILMLFFILLLLCLLSAIFNVVWTKANGEGLWYLGLEGEIKKNFGFNLLTFIILFNNLIPISLQVTLEVVRFVQATFINMDIEMYHAETDTPAMARTSNLNEELGLVSYVFTDKTGTLTKNVMEFKRCSIGGKVYDLPILANGDEGGSTTNSELIRDIVEGRSVQDSSRPTDKKVANHSKVVDEFMVMLSVCHTVIPEKIDETIIYHAASPDERALVDGARKFDYVFDTRTPAYVEVIALGERLRYEILNVIEFTSARKRMSVIVKAPDGKIKLFCKGADSVIYERLCPAPVENTDPDQISLDDFRDVTLEHLELFATEGLRTLCFAVADIPDNFYQWWRETYHNAIISLGNREKMVENAANLIETKLRLLGATAIEDQLQDQVPETIQSLLQADINVWVLTGDKQETAINIGYSCKLITHGMPLYIINEQSLDKTREVIIQRCLDFGIDLKCQNEVALVIDGSTLEYALSCDIRMDFLDLCSSCKVVICCRVSPMQKAEVVELITNNKKAVTLAIGDGANDVAMIQKAHIGVGISGVEGLQAACASDYSIAQFRFLKRLLFVHGSWNYSRMCKLILYSFYKNICLYVIELWFAIYSGWSGQILFERWSIGLYNVVFTAAPPLVMGLFDRVCSAETHLAHPGLYATKNSGLSSFNIKVFWVWIANALIHSSLLYWLSLMALREGVVWSNGRDGGYIVLGNFVYTYVVVTVCAKAGLIINSWTWVTHLATWGSILLWFLFIFIYSNFWPALNVGAVMLGNDRMLFSTPVFWLGLVLIPLAVLLLDVTVKAVKNTVWKSLTTAARENEIRKSDPGDIFNSHDYRSSLTETARLLKNVKSVFSRRSNAASSRVNVEVELSHGFAFSQEEGGSVTQTDVIRAYDTNLPKPGGM; encoded by the exons ATGCAACCAGCTGCCAGGGGGAACCCTCGGGTTCCCAGTCCTGGCTCGTTGCGCCCCTTCACACCTCCGGATCTTTCTTCTATACCGCATATGGACGGTACACCTCTGCATGGCAGCGGTGTTCGTAGCAATTCCTCATCCGTGAGCGGACGCGCGAACGAAAGCGGGCCACAAGAGCAGACCGGGCCCTACATCATCGGCAGTCCTATTAATCTGGGGAGCATCGACAATGTCGATAACATCGGCCTACGTTTGCCAAGAGGACGACGTAGTACACGGCGGGAGCATATCGAGCTGCAGGAGGCTGCGCCACCCGAGACCAGTTCCGAAG TTGGTCCAATAAGGGCGGAAAATGGCGGGTCCCGAGGTGACGATCAGCGGTCTTCGCATCAACATGACAGTAGCGAGGAAAGGGTGGTTTTTATTAATGCCCCGCATCAGCCTGTGAAATATAAGAATAACCGCATTACCACTGCGAAGTACTCAATTCTTTCATTTGTGCCCATGTTCCTTTTTGAACAATTTCGTCGGTATAGTAATTGTTTCTTCCTCTTCATCGCCCTTATGCag CAAATACCAGATGTGTCACCAACAGGACGATACACAACTTTGGttccattaatttttattcttagTGTGTCCGCATTAAAAGAGATAGTTGAGGATATT AAAAGGCATAGAGCAGATGATGAAATAAATATGCGTGAGGTAGAGGTTTTGAGAGAAGGACACTGGCAGTGGATCCAGTGGCGATGTATTACTGTTGGAGACGTGGTTAAG GTTCGCAACAACAATTTCTTCCCTGCTGATTTGATCTTATTGTCATCATCGGAGCCACAGGGTATGTCTTTTATAGAGACTGCCAATTTGGATGGAGAAACAAATTTAAAGATTCGACAAGCCCATCCTGACACTGCCAGTCTCTTGGATACTGCAGAATTAATGACGTATCGTGGAAATATTCAATGCGAACCACCAAATAGGCATTTATATGAATTTAATGGCGTGTTACGTGAAACTAATAAACA aagTGTAGCTGTGGGACCTGATCAGGTATTACTCAGAGGTGCAATGTTAAGAAACACACGCTGGGTGTTTGGTGTAGTAATCTATACTGGTCATGATACAAAACTTATGCAGAATAACACTACTACTGCACCTTTAAAAAGATCCACTTTAGATCGAATGACCAACACACAAATACTCATGTTATTCTTTATTCTTCTTTTACTGTGTCTTCTATCTGCAATATTTAATGTTGTCTGGACGAAGGCAAACGGTGAAGGATTATGGTATTTAGGTCTAGAAG gggaaataaaaaagaattttggTTTTAATCTTCTAACGTTCattattttgtttaataatttaataccAATTTCATTACAAGTAACACTAGAAGTTGTAAGATTTGTTCAAGCTACATTTATTAATATGGACATTGAGATGTACCATGCAGAAACAGATACACCTGCAATGGCACGTACAAGTAATCTTAATGAAGAACTTGGTTTGGTCAGTTATGTTTTTACTGACAAAACGGGTACACTTACAAAAAATGTAATGGAGTTTAAAAGATGTTCAATCGGTGGCAAGGTGTATGA CCTGCCCATTCTTGCAAATGGCGATGAAGGTGGTAGTACTACTAACAGCGAATTAATTAGAGATATTGTTGAAGGAAGATCGGTACAAGATTCTTCTCGCCCTACTGATAAGAAAGTCGCGAATCATTCAAAAGTAGTGGATGAATTTATGGTAATGCTTTCAGTGTGTCATACCGTTATTCCAGAAAAGATAGATGAAACCATTATTTATCATGCTGCATCTCCCG ATGAAAGAGCGTTGGTAGATGGAGCACGTAAATTTGATTATGTTTTTGACACCAGAACCCCAGCCTATGTGGAAGTAATAGCTTTGGGTGAAAGACTACGATATGAAATATTGAATGTGATAGAGTTCACATCAGCTAGAAAAAGAATGTCCGTTATTGTAAAGGCACCTGACggtaaaattaaacttttttgtaAAGGGGCTGATTCCGTTATATACGAGAGATTGTGTCCAGCACCTGTAGAAAATACTGACCCGGATCAGATTAGTTTAGACGATTTTCGAGATGTAACATTGGAGCATTTAGAACTGTTTGCAACGGAGGGGTTAAGAACACTTTGCTTTGCTGTTGCTGATATACCAGATAATTTTTACCAA TGGTGGCGTGAAACCTACCATAATGCAATAATCAGTTTAGGGAACCGTGAAAAAATGGTAGAAAATGCTGCTAATCTCATTGAGACAAAATTACGATTATTAGGGGCTACAGCTATTGAGGATCAATTGCAGGATCAG GTGCCAGAAACAATACAATCTCTTTTACAAGCTGATATTAATGTGTGGGTATTAACTGGAGATAAGCAAGAAACTGCTATCAATATTGGATACTCTTGTAAATTAATTACTCATGGAATGCCGCTGTACATTATTAATGAACAATCTTTAGAT AAAACGAGAGAGGTGATAATACAACGGTGTCTAGATTTTGGGATTGATTTAAAATGTCAAAATGAGGTGGCGCTTGTCATAGATGGAAGTACTTTAGAGTATGCGTTATCCTGTGATATTAGAATGGACTTTCTGGATTTATGTTCTTCTTGCAAAGTTGTTATTTGCTGTAGAGTTTCGCCAATGCAGAAGGCTGAG GTGGTTGAATTaattactaataataaaaaagcTGTAACTCTTGCAATTGGAGATGGTGCAAATGATGTAGCTATGATTCAGAAAGCTCATATTGGTGTTG GCATTTCTGGCGTTGAAGGTCTTCAAGCAGCCTGTGCTTCTGACTATTCTATTGCACAGTTTCGTTTTCTGAAACGTCTGTTGTTTGTTCACGGTTCTTGGAACTACAGTAGAATGTGTAAATTGATATTATATTCATTTTACAAGAATATTTGTCTATATGTCATTGAACTGTGGTTCGCTATTTATTCCGGCTGGTCCGGGCAGATCCTTTTTGAAAGGTGGTCTATTGGACTTTACAATGTT GTATTTACAGCTGCGCCTCCATTAGTTATGGGACTTTTTGATAGAGTATGTTCCGCAGAGACTCATTTAGCTCACCCTGGATTATATGCTACTAAAAATTCTGGGCTATCGTCATTTAATATTAAG GTATTTTGGGTATGGATTGCGAACGCTTTAATTCACTCATCTTTGCTTTATTGGTTGTCATTGATGGCTCTGAGGGAGGGTGTGGTCTGGTCAAATGGTAGAGATGGTGGATACATCGTTCTGGGAAACTTCGTGTACACT TATGTTGTAGTGACGGTTTGTGCGAAGGCAGGATTAATCATAAACTCTTGGACTTGGGTTACTCATTTAGCAACGTGGGGATCTATTTTACTttggtttttatttatttttatatacag tAACTTTTGGCCTGCATTGAATGTGGGTGCTGTAATGCTAGGCAATGATAGGATGTTGTTTTCCACGCCTGTATTCTGGCTGGGTTTGGTACTTATACCGCTAGCAGTATTGTTACTGGATGTCACTGTTAAAGC TGTGAAAAATACGGTTTGGAAATCGCTGACTACGGCAGCTAGAGAAAACGAGATCAGGAAATCAGACCCTGGGGACATATTTAACAGCCACGATTATAGGAGCTC ATTGACGGAGACGGCGCGGCTACTGAAAAACGTTAAAAGCGTTTTCTCCAGGCGATCGAACGCCGCCTCCTCCAGAGTTAATGTCGAGGTGGAGCTATCAC